A window of the Egibacter rhizosphaerae genome harbors these coding sequences:
- a CDS encoding DUF421 domain-containing protein, with product MEDVVFFTDGWGAIARTLVVTAVTYVALVLMVRASGQRTLARMTPFDFILAVTLGSAFGRVVTATEVGTIDAVVALATLIGIQWLVVWLRARVPAVARAVNARPSLLYHDGALQRDAMRRHRLTEQDVLVNLREKGLGSLAQAHTIILEPDGEFSVVTADKIGDGEALARLNET from the coding sequence ATGGAGGATGTCGTCTTCTTCACCGACGGCTGGGGCGCGATCGCCCGCACACTCGTCGTGACCGCCGTGACCTACGTGGCCCTCGTGCTGATGGTGCGCGCGAGCGGTCAGCGAACCCTCGCCCGCATGACCCCGTTCGACTTCATCCTCGCGGTCACGCTCGGCTCGGCGTTCGGGCGTGTCGTGACCGCCACGGAGGTCGGCACGATCGACGCCGTCGTCGCGCTCGCGACCCTCATCGGGATCCAGTGGCTCGTGGTGTGGCTGCGGGCGCGTGTGCCGGCGGTGGCCCGCGCCGTGAACGCGCGCCCCTCACTGCTCTACCACGACGGCGCGCTGCAGCGGGACGCGATGCGCCGCCACCGCCTGACCGAGCAGGACGTCCTCGTCAACCTTCGCGAGAAGGGCCTCGGCTCCCTCGCGCAGGCCCACACGATCATCCTCGAGCCCGACGGGGAGTTCTCGGTGGTCACCGCCGACAAGATCGGCGACGGGGAGGCGCTTGCGCGACTCAACGAGACGTAG
- a CDS encoding zinc-dependent metalloprotease, whose protein sequence is MSSHDPEAGAALADWSLAERVAWTLGGTGQPAVGAAEVADLRGDIDARLAIADEAARRVTGLGDGLAPATGRVVGRRAWIRGNVSSLAVLLDPAADRLLRTSGLPRAVARRALAAQLGTVFGYLARRVLGQYEVFLPEGVAQGRLTLVGPNLLQVERELLPGSGVAAGELRLGICLHEVAHFLQFEAVPWLRPHLRGLVDEYLAEARLDPERLREFAHRASELARRPERVREPQELLGLVLTEHQREILDRAQALMTLLEGHGNVVMDWGAEVLAEGDQPLDAGGVRRLLNRRRARGGDRAIRQALGLGMKAEQYRVGERFWLDVGARYGRPTLDRVWGGPELLPTRDELADPDAWVARTGGPA, encoded by the coding sequence ATGAGCAGTCATGACCCGGAGGCCGGCGCGGCGTTGGCCGACTGGTCCCTCGCCGAGCGGGTCGCGTGGACCCTCGGCGGAACCGGCCAGCCCGCCGTCGGTGCCGCCGAGGTCGCGGACCTGCGGGGCGACATCGACGCGCGGCTGGCGATCGCGGACGAGGCCGCGCGGCGGGTCACCGGTCTCGGCGACGGGCTCGCTCCCGCGACCGGTCGGGTGGTCGGTCGCCGGGCGTGGATCCGCGGCAACGTCTCCAGTCTCGCGGTGCTCCTCGATCCCGCGGCCGACCGGCTGCTCCGTACGAGCGGCCTGCCTCGCGCGGTCGCCCGCCGCGCGCTCGCGGCCCAGCTCGGCACCGTCTTCGGGTACCTGGCGCGGCGCGTGCTCGGCCAGTACGAGGTCTTCCTGCCCGAGGGCGTGGCGCAGGGCCGCCTCACCCTCGTGGGTCCGAACCTGCTGCAGGTCGAGCGGGAGCTGCTGCCGGGCAGCGGGGTCGCGGCCGGCGAGCTGCGTCTCGGCATCTGCCTGCACGAGGTGGCGCACTTCCTGCAGTTCGAGGCGGTGCCGTGGCTGCGGCCCCACCTGCGCGGCCTCGTCGACGAGTACCTCGCCGAAGCCCGGTTGGATCCGGAGCGCTTGCGCGAGTTCGCCCACCGCGCCTCCGAGCTGGCCCGCCGCCCCGAGCGCGTCCGCGAGCCGCAGGAACTGCTCGGCCTCGTCCTCACCGAGCATCAGCGCGAGATCCTCGATCGGGCGCAGGCGCTCATGACGCTGCTCGAGGGACACGGCAACGTCGTGATGGATTGGGGGGCCGAGGTCCTGGCCGAGGGTGACCAGCCCCTGGACGCGGGCGGGGTGCGGCGGCTCCTGAACCGGCGTCGTGCCCGTGGCGGCGACCGCGCGATCCGGCAGGCGCTCGGCCTCGGGATGAAGGCGGAGCAGTACCGCGTGGGCGAGCGGTTCTGGCTCGATGTCGGAGCCCGCTACGGCCGACCCACCCTCGACCGCGTCTGGGGGGGCCCCGAGCTGCTGCCGACTCGGGACGAGCTGGCGGATCCCGACGCGTGGGTGGCCCGGACAGGGGGTCCGGCGTGA
- a CDS encoding cell wall-binding repeat-containing protein, with protein MRNAVNSRVGTPTTSVLSSALGLLAVAAFGLLLITMPAAGAASLPSEPPPDHVPEPAAPAGDSDRLIVHLEPSGLGADPDGPPTAVAEAAGQLGMTERRRVPPLDAVIYELPEQASDEAVARLSALSGVRHVERDARVVATERTPDDELWEHQWGLRQVDGPQAWDTTIGSEQVEIAILDTGVQADHPDLDGKIGTESGANFTDEGDPDDTTDRNGHGTSAAGVSAALTDNQSGIAGTCWECQILPVKVMDGDGRGSVSDVAAGTVYAVDAGADVINMSLGTGSDVRVMRDAVAYAEERDVPVIASAGNFGNAEGTEGEEPVYPAAYDRVVGVAASDEDDERFTFSSFGEWVEVAAPGCNPATDLTTSNYEYRWFCGTSSAAPLVSGVAGLGISEQPDASAAQVREALTDSSAEIDYVVYGRIDATGTLQTLSEVEPEPEPEPEPEPEPEPEPEPEPEPEPEPEPEPEPEPEPEPEPEDDEEVETEPGLELRRISGADRFGTAARLSQDAFESGVAHVYIAVGSQFPDALAAGTSAATADGPVLLTRGDSLPEVTADELDRLEPDEVVLAGGTAVIDEDVEVAIADAADGPVRRIAGADRYATAGELATDGYQTPVPVAYVATGDGFADALAGVPAAARQGGPMLLTRPDSLPGATREALNDLNPERIVVLGGTSAVSASVESELDDLASDGAARIAGANRFETAAQVAAATVDEGVAAAYLATGQDFPDALAAGPVAAADNGPVLLVTRDHLPESTRQELRRIQPSVNVTLGGTAVISDAVEATAGEASAAEE; from the coding sequence ATGCGCAATGCGGTGAACTCCCGTGTCGGCACGCCCACCACGTCGGTGCTGTCGAGCGCGCTCGGACTGTTGGCCGTCGCTGCATTCGGCCTGTTGCTCATCACGATGCCAGCGGCCGGGGCGGCCTCGTTGCCGTCCGAACCGCCACCCGATCATGTTCCTGAGCCGGCCGCACCCGCAGGCGACAGCGACCGGTTGATCGTGCACCTCGAGCCCTCAGGGCTCGGCGCGGACCCGGACGGCCCCCCGACGGCCGTAGCCGAAGCCGCCGGCCAGCTCGGCATGACCGAACGCCGGCGCGTGCCCCCACTGGATGCGGTGATCTACGAGTTGCCCGAGCAGGCCTCCGATGAGGCCGTCGCGCGACTGTCCGCCCTCTCCGGGGTGCGCCACGTCGAGCGAGACGCGCGAGTCGTGGCGACAGAGAGGACGCCAGACGACGAGCTGTGGGAGCACCAATGGGGCTTGCGGCAGGTCGATGGCCCGCAGGCGTGGGACACGACCATCGGCAGCGAGCAAGTGGAGATCGCGATCCTCGACACCGGCGTACAGGCCGACCACCCGGATCTCGATGGCAAGATCGGCACCGAGTCGGGCGCGAACTTCACCGACGAGGGCGATCCCGACGACACTACCGACCGCAACGGGCATGGCACCAGCGCTGCGGGGGTTAGCGCTGCGCTGACCGACAACCAGTCGGGTATCGCAGGAACCTGCTGGGAGTGCCAGATCCTTCCGGTGAAAGTGATGGACGGCGACGGGCGCGGCTCGGTGTCCGACGTCGCCGCCGGGACGGTGTACGCGGTCGATGCGGGCGCCGACGTGATCAACATGAGCCTCGGCACCGGTAGTGATGTGCGGGTCATGCGGGATGCGGTCGCCTACGCCGAGGAGCGCGACGTCCCGGTGATCGCGAGCGCGGGCAACTTCGGCAATGCCGAGGGGACCGAGGGCGAGGAGCCGGTCTACCCCGCCGCCTACGACCGCGTGGTGGGGGTGGCCGCGAGCGACGAGGACGATGAACGGTTCACGTTCTCCTCCTTCGGCGAGTGGGTCGAGGTCGCCGCGCCGGGCTGCAACCCGGCCACCGACCTGACCACCAGCAACTACGAGTACCGCTGGTTCTGCGGCACCTCCAGCGCCGCCCCGCTGGTCTCAGGGGTCGCCGGCCTCGGGATCTCCGAGCAACCCGACGCCTCGGCGGCGCAAGTCCGCGAAGCCCTGACGGACTCAAGTGCCGAGATCGACTATGTCGTGTACGGCCGCATCGACGCAACCGGCACGCTACAGACGCTGTCCGAGGTAGAGCCTGAGCCAGAGCCCGAACCCGAACCCGAGCCCGAGCCCGAGCCCGAGCCCGAGCCTGAGCCCGAGCCCGAGCCCGAGCCTGAGCCCGAGCCCGAGCCCGAACCCGAACCCGAGCCCGAGCCCGAGGACGACGAGGAGGTCGAGACCGAGCCCGGTCTCGAGCTGCGGCGCATATCCGGCGCGGACCGCTTCGGCACCGCCGCGCGGTTGTCGCAGGACGCCTTCGAGTCCGGGGTGGCCCACGTGTACATCGCGGTCGGCTCGCAGTTCCCCGACGCGCTCGCGGCGGGTACCAGCGCGGCCACCGCTGACGGTCCAGTGCTGCTCACTCGCGGGGACTCGCTGCCTGAGGTTACCGCCGACGAGCTCGACCGCCTCGAGCCCGACGAGGTGGTCCTCGCCGGTGGCACCGCCGTCATCGACGAGGATGTTGAGGTCGCGATCGCGGACGCGGCCGACGGGCCGGTGCGGCGCATCGCCGGCGCCGATCGGTACGCCACCGCCGGCGAACTGGCCACCGACGGCTACCAGACCCCTGTGCCGGTGGCCTATGTGGCCACCGGGGACGGGTTTGCCGACGCGCTCGCCGGCGTGCCCGCCGCCGCCCGACAAGGCGGGCCCATGCTGCTCACCCGCCCCGACTCGTTGCCCGGTGCCACCCGTGAAGCGCTCAACGATCTGAACCCCGAACGCATCGTGGTGCTCGGTGGCACCAGTGCGGTCTCCGCGTCAGTGGAGAGTGAACTCGACGACCTCGCCTCGGACGGCGCCGCCCGGATCGCCGGGGCGAACCGCTTCGAGACTGCTGCGCAGGTCGCTGCAGCGACTGTCGACGAGGGCGTTGCCGCCGCCTACCTGGCCACCGGGCAGGACTTCCCCGACGCGCTGGCCGCCGGCCCCGTCGCGGCTGCGGACAACGGCCCCGTGCTGCTCGTCACCCGTGACCATCTGCCCGAGTCCACACGCCAAGAGCTGCGCCGCATTCAACCTTCGGTCAACGTCACCCTCGGCGGCACAGCCGTGATCTCCGACGCCGTCGAGGCAACCGCCGGTGAAGCCAGCGCCGCCGAAGAGTGA
- a CDS encoding cell wall-binding repeat-containing protein codes for MTTAGSAAETAAQDTDEDDAPTTDRLEGADRYATAAQLALASHEDAQTAILASGEDFPDALVASYGPAGVDAPILLSRHDTVPDVTLDALDDLGVESVFLAGGEAALSDGVLDEVQQDHDAFRIDGATRYETATLMLEGFDPPEVGTLDGDRTALLTSGEDFADALAAGPVAGSADLPLLLTTPQRSAVTEATADAMEGTRHDVDIERVIIVGGSEAVGEDVEAYLADERGFEVERWRGVGVEPLTGAPVPHPRDT; via the coding sequence ATGACCACCGCCGGGAGCGCGGCGGAGACTGCAGCGCAGGACACCGATGAGGACGATGCTCCCACCACCGACCGTCTGGAGGGAGCCGACCGCTACGCCACGGCCGCGCAGCTCGCGCTCGCGAGCCACGAAGATGCTCAGACCGCGATCCTCGCTTCGGGCGAGGACTTCCCGGATGCCCTGGTCGCCAGCTACGGCCCAGCAGGGGTGGACGCACCGATCCTTCTCAGCCGGCACGACACCGTCCCCGACGTGACCCTCGACGCCCTGGACGACCTGGGAGTCGAGTCCGTCTTCCTGGCCGGTGGGGAGGCCGCGCTATCCGACGGCGTGCTGGACGAGGTGCAGCAGGACCACGACGCCTTCCGCATCGATGGCGCCACGCGCTACGAGACCGCCACCCTGATGCTCGAGGGGTTCGATCCCCCCGAGGTCGGCACCCTGGACGGCGATCGCACCGCGCTGCTGACCAGCGGCGAGGATTTCGCCGACGCGCTCGCCGCCGGTCCGGTCGCGGGGAGTGCCGATCTCCCGCTGCTGCTGACCACCCCGCAGCGCTCCGCCGTGACGGAGGCGACCGCCGACGCCATGGAGGGCACGCGCCACGACGTGGACATCGAGCGGGTCATCATCGTCGGGGGCTCCGAAGCGGTCGGTGAGGACGTCGAGGCCTATCTCGCCGACGAGCGGGGGTTCGAGGTCGAGCGCTGGCGCGGTGTCGGGGTTGAACCGCTGACCGGCGCACCCGTGCCGCACCCCCGGGATACGTGA
- a CDS encoding alpha/beta hydrolase, with protein MRGFTAVLEAPRSEGAPVLLLLHGTGGDEQSLLPLGRALAGDAGLLAPRGPVTEGDGVPRFFTRIPTGEPGPYPFTFDDAEIADRGRELAEAARERLAEEGLADRPLIAVGFSNGANMATVLPLLEPELLRAVVAFAPMPVMTAPPEASLATLGAWLGTGRHDPIATPEGVEAVARTLADRGAACAVARYEGGHEVTREAADAAAGWLGTLRAATADPGKPLP; from the coding sequence GTGAGGGGCTTCACCGCCGTTCTCGAGGCGCCGCGCTCGGAGGGCGCCCCGGTCTTGTTGCTGCTGCACGGCACCGGTGGGGACGAACAGAGCCTCTTGCCGCTCGGTCGCGCGCTGGCGGGGGACGCGGGGCTGCTCGCCCCCCGGGGGCCGGTCACCGAGGGCGACGGGGTTCCCCGCTTCTTCACGCGCATCCCGACCGGCGAGCCCGGCCCGTATCCCTTCACGTTCGACGATGCCGAGATCGCCGACCGGGGACGCGAGCTCGCCGAGGCGGCCCGCGAGCGGCTCGCCGAGGAAGGCTTGGCCGACCGGCCCCTGATCGCCGTCGGGTTCTCCAACGGCGCGAACATGGCCACGGTCCTGCCACTCCTGGAGCCGGAGCTGCTCAGGGCGGTCGTCGCGTTCGCCCCGATGCCCGTCATGACGGCACCCCCGGAGGCGTCCCTGGCAACGCTGGGCGCGTGGCTGGGCACCGGGCGGCACGACCCGATCGCTACTCCCGAGGGGGTGGAGGCCGTCGCCCGGACGCTCGCCGACCGGGGCGCGGCCTGCGCGGTCGCGCGGTACGAGGGCGGGCACGAGGTGACCCGCGAGGCGGCGGACGCGGCGGCCGGCTGGCTCGGGACGCTGCGTGCCGCGACCGCCGATCCCGGCAAGCCGCTGCCCTGA
- a CDS encoding disulfide bond formation protein B yields MPDVMTMSTFFALLALAAAGLALGLAGARLVSPHRGWPAAREAVGDAALPVAAVIAAGATAGSLYYSDVVGFQPCPLCWYQRIAMYPLVILLGVAAVRRDAGVRWYAWPLTGIGAVIAIAHYLLEWLPAEGTVVCEAGGGCGVADFRVFGFVSLPFMALAGFAAVAALVYVAVDRDRQGAREEVGNRSERQPD; encoded by the coding sequence ATGCCGGATGTCATGACGATGTCGACGTTCTTCGCGTTGCTGGCGCTCGCCGCCGCGGGCCTCGCGCTCGGGCTCGCTGGTGCGCGGTTGGTCTCGCCCCATCGCGGCTGGCCGGCGGCGCGCGAGGCCGTGGGTGACGCCGCGTTGCCGGTCGCAGCGGTCATCGCCGCGGGGGCCACCGCGGGCAGCCTGTACTACTCCGACGTGGTCGGCTTCCAGCCGTGCCCGCTGTGCTGGTACCAGCGGATCGCGATGTACCCGCTGGTGATCCTCCTCGGCGTCGCCGCCGTGCGGCGGGATGCCGGGGTGCGCTGGTACGCCTGGCCGCTCACGGGGATCGGGGCGGTGATCGCGATCGCCCACTACCTCCTCGAATGGCTTCCGGCCGAGGGCACGGTCGTTTGTGAGGCGGGCGGCGGCTGCGGCGTCGCCGACTTCCGCGTCTTCGGCTTCGTGTCCTTGCCGTTCATGGCGCTCGCCGGGTTCGCTGCCGTCGCCGCCCTCGTGTACGTCGCGGTCGACCGGGACCGGCAGGGAGCCCGCGAGGAGGTCGGCAACCGCTCGGAGCGCCAGCCCGACTGA
- a CDS encoding TlpA family protein disulfide reductase, translating into MSTTSRRRKKKGGIPPIVPVGVAVVAGIGLFAVLLTSGGGDTGAVSIEGEDLPAYEQETGEDAAVGEQAPTVEGEDFDGDPVTVDYSGDEATAYLFLAHWCPACQQEAPELQELIDAGDVPDDVNVVSVATAIDRNRDNYPPDEWLDSLGWAPDVVVDDGSDSLAETFGLTVYPYWVAVDSDGVVQSRHAMLDGSQMADLFAELSGQEQASR; encoded by the coding sequence ATGTCCACGACGAGCCGCAGACGCAAGAAGAAGGGCGGGATCCCCCCGATCGTGCCCGTCGGCGTCGCCGTGGTGGCGGGGATCGGCTTGTTCGCCGTGCTGCTCACCAGCGGAGGCGGCGACACGGGCGCGGTCAGCATCGAGGGCGAGGACCTGCCGGCCTACGAGCAGGAGACGGGCGAGGACGCCGCCGTCGGTGAGCAGGCACCGACCGTGGAGGGGGAGGACTTCGACGGTGACCCGGTGACCGTCGACTACTCGGGCGACGAGGCGACCGCCTACTTGTTCCTGGCCCATTGGTGTCCCGCCTGCCAGCAGGAGGCCCCCGAGCTCCAGGAGCTGATCGATGCGGGCGACGTCCCCGACGACGTCAACGTGGTGAGCGTCGCCACGGCCATCGACCGCAACCGCGACAACTATCCGCCCGACGAGTGGCTCGATTCCCTCGGATGGGCGCCCGACGTCGTCGTCGACGACGGCAGCGACAGCCTCGCCGAGACGTTCGGCCTCACCGTCTACCCGTACTGGGTGGCGGTGGACAGCGACGGCGTCGTCCAGTCGCGCCACGCCATGCTCGACGGATCGCAGATGGCCGACCTCTTCGCGGAACTCTCCGGCCAGGAGCAGGCCTCCCGCTGA
- a CDS encoding ring-cleaving dioxygenase, with amino-acid sequence MAVEPLGIHHVTAVASDPQQNVDFYLRVLGMRLIKQTVNFDAPDTYHLYYGDDEGTPGTVLTFFPWPGAPRGRRGTGQATTVSFSIPQNSLGWWTEHLNRLGIETEQVTSRLEEDALSFRDPDGLVLELIAHEGTRESPPWERSPVPAEHQIRGFHSVTLSERGADPTAGMLTDQLGFRLVDEVDGRYRFDIDDGGPGRRVDVVAQPSAPQGLVAAGTVHHVAWRAPDDPTQRDWREALAGQGVEVTPIIDRQYFHSIYFREPGGVLLEVATDPPGFTVDEPLLELGRRLQLPPWLEPSREQIQAALPELKLPEDRDSPFAGRRHEADDAHGEGPGAGESR; translated from the coding sequence ATGGCCGTCGAACCACTCGGCATCCACCACGTGACCGCCGTGGCCAGCGACCCGCAGCAGAACGTCGACTTCTACCTGCGCGTGCTCGGCATGCGCCTCATCAAGCAGACGGTCAACTTCGACGCCCCGGACACCTATCATCTCTACTACGGCGACGACGAGGGCACGCCGGGCACGGTCCTCACGTTCTTCCCGTGGCCCGGGGCACCGAGGGGCCGCCGGGGCACCGGACAGGCCACGACCGTGAGCTTCTCGATCCCGCAGAACTCGTTGGGTTGGTGGACCGAGCACCTGAACCGGTTGGGCATCGAGACCGAGCAGGTCACCTCACGGCTCGAGGAGGACGCGCTGTCGTTCCGCGATCCCGACGGCCTCGTCCTCGAACTCATCGCGCATGAGGGGACCCGCGAGTCCCCGCCGTGGGAGCGGAGCCCCGTCCCCGCGGAGCATCAGATCAGGGGATTCCACTCGGTCACGCTGTCCGAGCGGGGCGCGGACCCGACCGCGGGGATGCTCACCGACCAGCTCGGGTTCCGGCTGGTGGACGAGGTCGACGGTCGCTACCGCTTCGACATCGACGATGGCGGTCCGGGACGCCGCGTCGACGTGGTGGCCCAGCCGAGCGCTCCACAGGGGCTCGTGGCCGCGGGCACGGTGCACCACGTCGCGTGGCGCGCGCCCGACGACCCGACGCAACGGGACTGGCGCGAGGCCCTGGCGGGGCAGGGCGTCGAGGTCACACCGATCATCGATCGCCAGTACTTCCACTCGATCTACTTCCGCGAGCCCGGCGGTGTGCTGCTCGAGGTCGCCACCGACCCACCGGGGTTCACGGTGGACGAGCCGCTGCTCGAACTCGGCCGACGGCTGCAGCTGCCGCCGTGGCTCGAGCCGAGCCGGGAGCAGATCCAGGCCGCCCTGCCGGAGCTCAAGCTCCCGGAGGACCGCGACTCCCCCTTCGCGGGCCGCCGCCACGAGGCGGATGACGCGCACGGGGAGGGCCCGGGCGCCGGGGAGTCGCGGTGA
- a CDS encoding RNA polymerase sigma-70 factor — protein MSDDPFITHRSLLFTVAYEMLGSAADAEDVVQEVWLRWADVDQARVRDARAYLVRVVTRQALNRLRTLSRRREEYVGPWLPEPLLTSPDVAEDVELAESVSIAMLTVLETLGPTERAVLVLREVFDTPYDEIAVALDKSPSAIRQIAHRARKHVAARRPRMEVSTTEQQAVVERLLAALHTGDLQGLLDVLAPDVLAVADGGGLAPAVRHPVTGADRVAHLLTRFTELAPGARLATTWLNGAPAVRIDLDGELHAVVSLVIDDGRITRIYAVNNPQKLGGLEEPARLSK, from the coding sequence ATGAGCGACGACCCGTTCATCACCCACCGCAGCCTGCTGTTCACGGTCGCCTACGAGATGCTCGGCTCGGCGGCGGACGCCGAGGACGTGGTCCAGGAGGTGTGGCTGCGGTGGGCGGACGTCGACCAGGCGAGGGTGCGCGACGCGCGCGCCTACCTCGTCCGGGTCGTCACCCGGCAGGCACTCAACCGACTCCGCACGCTGAGCAGGCGCCGCGAGGAGTACGTCGGGCCGTGGCTTCCGGAGCCGCTGCTCACCAGCCCCGACGTGGCCGAGGACGTCGAGCTCGCCGAGAGCGTCTCCATCGCGATGCTCACGGTCCTGGAGACGCTCGGTCCGACGGAGCGCGCGGTGCTCGTGCTGCGCGAGGTCTTCGACACGCCGTACGACGAGATCGCCGTGGCGCTGGACAAGTCCCCGTCGGCGATCCGTCAGATCGCCCATCGGGCCCGGAAGCACGTGGCCGCCCGACGACCGCGGATGGAGGTGAGCACGACCGAGCAGCAAGCCGTGGTGGAGCGGTTGCTGGCAGCGCTTCACACGGGGGACCTCCAGGGTCTGCTCGACGTGCTGGCGCCCGACGTGCTGGCGGTCGCCGACGGCGGGGGTCTGGCGCCCGCGGTTCGTCATCCCGTCACCGGCGCTGATCGGGTGGCTCACCTCCTGACCCGCTTCACGGAGCTCGCGCCGGGCGCCCGACTGGCCACCACGTGGCTGAACGGCGCCCCGGCGGTCCGGATAGATCTCGACGGCGAGCTCCACGCCGTGGTCAGCCTCGTCATCGACGACGGACGCATCACCCGTATCTACGCGGTCAACAACCCGCAGAAGCTGGGCGGGCTCGAGGAGCCGGCCCGGCTTTCCAAGTGA
- a CDS encoding carboxymuconolactone decarboxylase family protein yields MTSATRVPPAEVTGPFGAMLKRSSRRRFGEVPEALGVMWHSKAVLKAFFGLMGKARKWDTCDPQLKSFAHMATVSIVGCSLCLDLGYFEAYNENLDLKKAREVPRWRESDLFTPLEREVMAYAEAMSQTPPTVDDELSARLREQLGDTALVELTAFIGAANLAARTNVALGLTSQGLAASCGLPPLVDPSGIASAS; encoded by the coding sequence ATGACCAGCGCGACTCGCGTTCCCCCGGCCGAGGTCACCGGCCCGTTCGGGGCGATGCTGAAGCGGTCCAGTCGGAGGAGGTTCGGCGAGGTCCCGGAAGCGCTCGGGGTGATGTGGCACAGCAAGGCCGTACTGAAGGCGTTCTTCGGGCTCATGGGCAAGGCCCGGAAGTGGGACACGTGCGACCCGCAACTGAAGTCGTTCGCCCACATGGCCACGGTGTCGATCGTGGGCTGCAGCCTCTGCCTGGATCTGGGGTACTTCGAGGCCTACAACGAGAACCTCGACCTCAAGAAGGCCCGCGAGGTGCCCCGGTGGCGGGAGTCCGACCTCTTCACACCGCTGGAGCGGGAGGTGATGGCGTACGCTGAGGCGATGAGCCAGACCCCGCCAACGGTCGACGACGAGCTCTCCGCACGATTGCGAGAGCAACTCGGCGACACGGCGCTGGTGGAGCTCACCGCGTTCATCGGAGCGGCGAACCTGGCGGCCCGTACCAACGTCGCGCTCGGTCTCACGTCACAAGGCTTGGCGGCTTCGTGCGGGCTACCCCCGCTCGTCGATCCGAGCGGCATCGCGTCGGCTTCATGA
- a CDS encoding DUF4126 domain-containing protein, giving the protein MTVTLVGLIAGVGWASGISVYLVAGLVGVFGRLGMVDVPEALTSTPVLAVAFGLFAIEFVADKVPYLDSVWDAVHTVLRPVGAGAIGALLTGDLGQGVQLGAALSSGGLSLVSHGGKAALHAASNSSPEPVSNVLLSTAEQGLAGVVVWLAVTNPVVALVVVLVLSALAVWLLWWGVRIVRRRLRRRRARGSGAEAAVDAASPEDATTSR; this is encoded by the coding sequence GTGACGGTGACGCTCGTGGGGCTCATCGCCGGCGTCGGCTGGGCGTCGGGCATCAGCGTGTACCTCGTCGCGGGCCTCGTCGGCGTGTTCGGGCGCCTCGGCATGGTCGACGTGCCCGAGGCGCTCACCTCGACCCCGGTGCTCGCGGTCGCGTTCGGCCTGTTCGCGATCGAGTTCGTCGCCGACAAGGTCCCCTACCTCGACAGCGTCTGGGACGCGGTGCACACCGTGTTGCGACCCGTCGGTGCTGGCGCCATCGGCGCCCTGCTGACCGGCGACCTCGGTCAGGGGGTGCAGCTCGGTGCGGCCCTGTCCTCGGGCGGGTTGAGCCTCGTGAGCCATGGGGGAAAGGCGGCGCTGCACGCGGCGTCGAACAGTTCCCCCGAACCGGTCAGCAACGTCTTGCTGTCCACCGCCGAGCAAGGGCTGGCAGGAGTGGTGGTGTGGCTGGCGGTCACGAACCCGGTGGTGGCACTCGTCGTCGTGCTGGTCCTCTCCGCGCTCGCGGTGTGGCTGCTGTGGTGGGGGGTGCGGATCGTGCGCCGCCGGCTGCGTCGGAGGCGCGCTCGCGGGTCGGGCGCGGAAGCTGCCGTGGACGCCGCGAGCCCCGAGGACGCAACTACGTCTCGTTGA